A window of Pantoea agglomerans contains these coding sequences:
- a CDS encoding ShlB/FhaC/HecB family hemolysin secretion/activation protein, producing the protein MLLALCVSLFATSAIAAPLNPADRDYIQNQQQQRLNQDRQQRDALWNAVSTERAPAAASSQTGPCFPVHAIDIRNASLLSARQRERITAPYIHRCLNLSEINALVHGISDWYMQRGYITSRAFLTEQDLSSGELIIPVLEGRLDEIRLEGEHPRVLAMAFPGLEGNILNLRDIEQGMEQINRVRSTPVQIDIQPSPKAGYSVVNLTAKPEFPLSAAVGVDNSGQKSTGVGQLSASLTGNNLLGLADRWFISGGRSSAFSDWRDAQNLQAGVSVPYGYGLLDYSYSWSSYHSSFVNNGFTWLSNGDNVAHRLNGSWVLFRNGDIKTGAQLGLNHYTSHNFLNHTLLAGSSRKITSLQLGLNHTQKMFGGVATLNPTFSRGMPWFDAESDAGKSDLLPKAQFRKWSLGGSFQRPLAKDLWWLSSLYGQWSPDRLYGSERLTLGGESSVRGFKEQYLSGDVGGYLRNELSYRLFTLPVMGEVSALAAVDGGWLKSDAQNREATGTLWGSAIGLGTRGRYFYTQYTLGIPLSYPGYLQPDRVSIYARVGLVF; encoded by the coding sequence ATGTTACTGGCGCTGTGCGTCAGCTTATTTGCAACTTCAGCTATTGCGGCGCCGTTAAATCCTGCCGACCGCGATTATATTCAAAATCAGCAGCAGCAGCGGCTGAATCAGGATCGGCAGCAGCGCGATGCCCTCTGGAACGCCGTGTCGACTGAACGCGCGCCCGCTGCGGCCTCCTCGCAAACCGGCCCCTGTTTTCCGGTTCACGCCATCGATATTCGCAACGCCTCGCTGCTCTCTGCGCGCCAGCGGGAAAGAATTACCGCGCCCTATATTCATCGCTGCCTTAACTTATCGGAAATTAACGCGCTGGTGCATGGCATTTCCGACTGGTATATGCAGCGCGGCTATATTACCAGCAGGGCGTTCCTGACCGAACAGGATTTATCCAGCGGCGAGCTGATTATTCCGGTGCTGGAGGGGAGGCTGGATGAAATTCGTCTTGAGGGCGAGCATCCGCGCGTCCTGGCGATGGCTTTTCCCGGACTGGAAGGCAACATCCTCAACCTGCGTGATATTGAGCAGGGTATGGAGCAAATTAACCGGGTGCGCAGCACGCCGGTGCAGATCGATATTCAGCCGTCACCCAAAGCGGGCTATTCCGTGGTTAATCTCACCGCGAAGCCGGAATTTCCCCTGAGCGCCGCTGTGGGCGTTGACAACAGCGGGCAGAAAAGCACCGGCGTCGGCCAGCTCAGCGCTTCGCTCACCGGCAATAACCTGCTCGGGCTGGCGGACCGCTGGTTTATCAGCGGCGGACGCAGCAGCGCCTTTAGCGACTGGCGCGACGCGCAGAACCTGCAGGCGGGCGTCAGCGTGCCGTACGGCTACGGACTGCTCGACTACAGCTACAGCTGGAGCAGCTATCACAGCAGCTTCGTCAACAACGGCTTTACCTGGCTGAGCAACGGCGACAACGTTGCGCACCGCCTGAATGGCTCGTGGGTGCTGTTCCGCAACGGCGATATCAAAACCGGCGCGCAGCTCGGCCTGAACCACTACACCAGCCATAACTTCCTCAACCATACGCTGCTCGCTGGCAGCAGCCGCAAAATCACCAGCCTGCAGCTGGGGCTCAACCACACGCAAAAAATGTTCGGCGGGGTGGCCACGCTGAACCCGACCTTCAGCCGCGGCATGCCCTGGTTTGATGCCGAAAGCGACGCGGGCAAAAGCGACCTACTGCCCAAGGCGCAGTTCCGCAAGTGGAGCCTGGGCGGCAGCTTCCAGCGCCCCCTGGCAAAGGATCTCTGGTGGCTCAGCAGCCTCTATGGTCAGTGGTCGCCCGATCGGCTTTACGGCAGCGAGCGCCTGACGCTCGGTGGCGAAAGCTCGGTGCGCGGCTTTAAAGAGCAGTATCTCTCCGGCGACGTCGGCGGCTACCTGCGTAACGAACTCAGCTACCGCCTGTTCACGCTGCCGGTCATGGGCGAGGTGAGCGCGCTGGCCGCGGTGGACGGCGGCTGGCTGAAAAGCGACGCGCAGAACCGGGAAGCGACCGGCACGCTGTGGGGCAGCGCCATCGGACTCGGCACGCGCGGCCGCTATTTTTACACCCAGTACACCCTCGGCATTCCCCTCAGCTATCCCGGCTATCTGCAGCCGGATCGCGTCAGCATTTACGCCCGCGTCGGGCTGGTTTTCTAA
- a CDS encoding LysR family transcriptional regulator, whose amino-acid sequence MDLKNVEIFCSIADTGNLTETARRINATAMTISRRLAQLESELGVRLFQRTTRAVSLTSEGEAFLPYARLMLEAEETARSLFTSAAQGASGLLRVTAASEFGKRHLLPLLPAIMEANPALQVDLNLSDSLVDIVGQGYDMALRLAPLKDSTLIAHRLADNPRILCAAPGYLARYGQPASLSDLQQHRCLKISGVAHWMFEQHGQVVNCPIAARFSCSSVEGVREMCVAGIGIAQLTFLDVRDELHRGELVEIALADASRHALAVWALLPTRQYMPYRTTLLLKALKAALQPFDAGQNGKDPL is encoded by the coding sequence ATGGACTTAAAAAACGTTGAGATTTTCTGCAGCATTGCCGACACCGGCAATCTTACCGAGACGGCCAGGCGCATTAACGCAACGGCGATGACCATCTCCCGACGGTTAGCGCAGCTGGAGAGCGAGCTGGGGGTGCGCCTGTTTCAGCGCACCACGCGCGCGGTGTCGTTAACCAGCGAAGGGGAGGCGTTTCTGCCCTATGCACGCCTGATGCTGGAGGCGGAAGAAACCGCCAGGAGTCTGTTTACCTCCGCAGCGCAGGGCGCCAGCGGGCTGCTGCGCGTTACCGCGGCGTCGGAATTCGGCAAGCGTCATCTGCTGCCGCTGCTCCCTGCAATAATGGAGGCGAACCCCGCGCTGCAGGTCGATCTCAACCTGAGCGACAGCCTGGTCGATATCGTCGGGCAGGGCTATGACATGGCGCTGCGGCTGGCGCCGCTGAAGGACTCAACGCTGATCGCCCACCGGCTCGCCGATAATCCGCGGATACTCTGCGCCGCGCCCGGCTATCTGGCGCGCTATGGCCAGCCGGCCAGCCTCAGCGATCTGCAGCAGCATCGCTGCCTGAAAATATCCGGGGTGGCGCACTGGATGTTCGAGCAGCACGGCCAGGTGGTGAACTGCCCGATCGCCGCACGCTTCAGCTGCAGCAGCGTCGAGGGGGTGCGGGAGATGTGCGTGGCCGGTATCGGCATCGCGCAGCTGACCTTTCTTGATGTTCGTGACGAGCTGCATCGGGGAGAGCTGGTGGAAATTGCGCTGGCGGATGCCAGTCGACACGCGCTGGCGGTCTGGGCGCTGCTGCCGACCCGACAGTATATGCCTTACCGAACGACGCTGCTGTTAAAGGCGCTGAAAGCGGCGCTGCAGCCCTTCGATGCCGGGCAAAACGGTAAAGATCCCCTTTAG
- a CDS encoding NADH:flavin oxidoreductase: MTKRLFTAATIKGTHFTNRAMVAPMTRISASEAGVPGELMQRYYASFARGGFGGVISEGLYVDQAWSQTYAFQPGIVTDEQVEGWRKVVDAVKSQGAVFIAQLIHGGALSQANIYRRSTVAPSAVQPVGQQLGFYHGQGDYALPEAMSEAQIQQAIDAFAASAARAVNAAGFDGVEIHSANGYLLDQFLTDYTNQRTDRWGGDIEARLSLTLAVIKAVRAQIGPDAMLGVRISQGKVNDFHHKWKEGKAGAAKVFALLQEAGVDYIHVTEYQAWKPAFSDGEQTFAAIAREAAPDTVLIVNGGLDTGELAEEQLEQGADFVAIGKAALANHDWPTRVAQNAPLRALPENVLSPVANIKQSEV, translated from the coding sequence ATGACTAAACGACTTTTCACTGCCGCCACCATCAAGGGCACGCACTTTACCAACCGCGCCATGGTGGCGCCGATGACCCGCATCTCCGCCTCGGAAGCTGGCGTGCCGGGCGAGCTGATGCAGCGCTACTACGCCAGCTTTGCGCGCGGCGGCTTCGGCGGCGTGATTTCAGAGGGGCTCTATGTCGACCAGGCCTGGTCGCAGACCTACGCTTTTCAGCCCGGTATTGTAACCGATGAGCAGGTAGAGGGCTGGCGCAAGGTGGTTGATGCCGTGAAAAGCCAGGGTGCCGTCTTTATCGCGCAGCTGATCCATGGCGGTGCGCTGTCGCAGGCCAATATCTATCGCCGCTCCACCGTCGCCCCTTCAGCAGTGCAGCCGGTCGGCCAGCAGCTCGGCTTCTACCACGGTCAGGGCGATTATGCGCTGCCGGAGGCGATGAGCGAGGCGCAGATCCAGCAGGCGATTGACGCCTTTGCCGCCAGCGCGGCGCGTGCGGTCAACGCGGCGGGTTTTGACGGCGTCGAGATCCATTCAGCCAATGGCTATCTGCTCGATCAGTTTCTGACCGACTACACCAATCAGCGCACCGACCGCTGGGGCGGCGATATCGAAGCGCGCCTCAGCCTGACGCTGGCGGTGATTAAGGCGGTGCGGGCGCAAATCGGGCCTGATGCCATGCTGGGCGTGCGCATCTCGCAGGGTAAGGTCAACGATTTCCATCACAAGTGGAAAGAAGGCAAAGCGGGCGCGGCGAAAGTGTTTGCTCTGCTGCAGGAGGCGGGCGTGGATTATATCCACGTAACGGAATATCAGGCGTGGAAACCCGCCTTTAGCGACGGCGAACAGACCTTTGCCGCTATCGCCCGCGAGGCGGCGCCGGATACCGTGCTTATTGTTAACGGTGGTCTCGATACCGGTGAACTGGCAGAAGAGCAGCTTGAGCAGGGTGCCGATTTTGTGGCGATCGGCAAGGCGGCGCTGGCCAATCACGACTGGCCGACGCGCGTCGCGCAAAACGCACCGCTGCGCGCGCTGCCGGAGAATGTGCTGTCGCCGGTGGCCAATATCAAACAGAGCGAAGTTTAA